TAAAACTTCAGATCCAAACTGATCTCTAAGCTCTTCTTCAGTACATTGTGTATCTTCAATCACATCATGTAAAAGCGCGGCTAAAATTGTGGCTTTATTTTCACTTAAAAAAGCAACTAAGCTTGCAACCAAGATGGGATGAACTGCATAAGGTTCTCCACTTTTTCTTACCTGACCTTCGTGAGACTTTATGCAATAATCCACAGCTTTTTCTACAATAGCATCTTCTTGGCAAATGCTAAAAAGTAGTTCTTTTGCTCTTGTTAAATCTCTACAATTTTTAATATCTTCAATGAGTTTTTCGAGCAATAATTCCTCATCGACTGGTTTCAACTAGACCCTCTAAAGTGATTTTATTTTCTGCTATCTCATATAAAGCAATATCTGCGAATTTTAATTTACTTTTATCAATATCAACCAAAGGTGCTGCACCATCAGCTAACTGCTCTGCTCTTTTTGCAACAACCAAAGAAAGACGGTAGCGATCATCTCCCATTCTTTCTAGTGCTTTAGCTGCTATTTCTTCTATTCTATTCTCCATTTATTTCTCCTTGATTAGTTTTTAACTATAGAACAAAGACTGTTATCGCCTTGTATGATTTTCAATAAATTTCCTTCTTCAAACATATTGCATACAACTATAGGTAAAGAATTGTCCTTAGCTAGAGCGATTGCAGTGTCATCCATAACTTTAATGTTATCTTGCATTGCCTCATCATAGCTTAGGGTTTGTAAAAATACTGCATCTTCAAATTTATTAGGATCTTTATCATAAACTCCGTTTACTTTTGTTGCTTTAATAACCATTTGTGCATCAATTTCAACCGCTCTTAAGATAGCTGTTGTATCTGTTGTAAAATAAGGATTTCCTGTGCCTGCAGCAAAGATTACAACCCTACCTTTTTCTAAATGTCTTTGAGCCCTTCTCATGATATAAGTTTCGCAAAAAGCTTCCATTTGAATCGCACTTTGCACTCTCACATCAAGTCCACAACTTTCTAAAGCTTCTTGGATAGCAATAGCATTAATAACAGTCGCAAGCATTCCCATGTGATCTCCGCTTGTGCGTTTGATAAGACCACCTTTTGCCGCTGAAACACCGCGAATGATATTTCCACCACCTATTACTATACCTACTTCTATATTGTTTTTAACTAGTTCTTTGATCTCATTTGCTATGAATTTTAAAATAGAATTTTCAATACCAAAACCATTTTCTCCGGCTAAAGCTTCTCCTGAAAATTTTACTAAAACTCTTTTTCTCTCTTGCATTTTTTCTCCTTAATCAGCTTGAAATTATATTGAAAATTGCATTAAAATTAGCTAATTTAAACTAATAAGTTCTAAAGGATTGATATGAAAATTCTTTTGTGTTACTTCAAAAGTTAAATCATTTTTTATCCTACCTACTACCGCACCTTTTTTTACATTTTTACCGACTTTGATATTGGGCGCTATCTTGTCTAAATGTGCATAAATAGTATGAATTCCATTATCATGTTCGACTATCACAACTCTTGCTAGCATACTCGTATCTTTAGCAAAAACTATCTTTCCATCTAAAACACTTTTTACCACAGCATCAGCTTTTTTACTTCTTAAAACAACATTTTCATTGAAAATTTTAATATTATAAACAGGATCAATATAATTTCCAAATTTTTGCTTTACAGTAAAAGACTCTAAAGGAGCTATGGTTTTTTTACCTGTATAACGCTTAGTAGAGCTTCCTTGATAACTAGAGCCAATTTGACGAATTTTTTGGGTATTATTAGTGATTTTACTATCACTAGCAGTTTTTTGAGTTTGCTTTTTATCTTCTTGCTTGCTTTCTATAATTTTTAACTGATTTAAGGTTTTTCTTAACTCATCTTGCTGATCTTGCAAATTTTCAAGTTTTTTAGCGTAAATTGCCCGATCGGTTTTTTGTTTGTTAATCTCGCTGACTTGCTTTTGTCTTAAATTTTGAAGTTTTGCCAATTGGGTATTATAATCTTTTAAATCCTCATTGATCTTTTTGATTTGATCTTGCTTGCTGTCGATTTGCTTGCTTATATCTTCATAATCTTTAGAGAGTTTAAAAATTTCATCTTGTAAAATTTTATCCAAGCTACCTAAAACCTCAAAAGCCATAAAACTTTCCTTACTTTCAACATAACCTTGCGGAATAGGTAAATCATAAGCAAAATCTTTAGCCATTAAAGTTATAAGCTTGCCCTCCATATTGGCTTTATTTTTCAAAAGATCCGTATTTTGACTCGTGAGTAAATTTAAGTCTTTATTTTGTGCTTTAGCTCGAGCTTCAAGCTTAAGGGTTTGAGAATTAAGAGTTTCAATTTGAGCGCTTAATTCTTTTAGGCTCTTTTCTCCGCTTAATATATCATTTGCCAAATCTTCAAGCTTTTTATTTACCTGCTCTTGAATGCGTTTGTTTTCTTCTAAATTTTTAGTTTTTTCATTGATTGCATTAGCATAAATTTCATTGCTTAGTAAAAAAAAACAAAGAAAAATTAAAATTTTTCTCATTTTTTCACCCTAAACATCACCGAATTTACACACAATAAACATATAAATAAAGTCACTAAAAAAATCACGCCCAAATGCACGATAAAATTAATAGGAGGCAAGATAATATCAACCGCTTTTAGACTATCTTGAACTATAGAAAGATTATAAATTTGTGTAAAAAATATAAATAAAATAACAAAAGCAATAAAACAATCCAAAACCACAATCTTATACAACATAAAAGATCTAAACCAAAAAGGTGCGCCAAACAAGCACATAATCTCCACACGCTCAGTATGCTCAAAAAGCCAAATTTTCATTTGTTTTAAAAATAAAACAAATGAAAGCAAAATAATGATAAATAAAAATAACCAAAATACAAATTTCATCAAAACAAGTAAGGAATAAACCTTATCATGTGTTTTAGCAAAAGTCTCAACCTTGCTAATGCTTGGAATACTTAAAAGTTGATTTTTAATCATATTAAGCTCATTTTGCGTAGGTAAATAATTAAGCTTAATGCTATAAAATCTCGGCAAAGAATCTCGTAAAATTTTTAAATTTTTATCGGAAATATCATTTTTTAAGCGATCTATCAAATTTTTAGGATCTAAAAGTTCTAAGTCAGAAAAGGAAGAAAGTTTAGTTTTTATAACATTCTTGTCAAGTTCAGTAGAGCTTGCGACAATGATATTATAATCTTTATTGACAAGTTCTTCGTAATATCTTAAGGTAGCATTTGTAAGCAAAATAAACTCAAAAGCAAACATCATAAATAATAAGGGTAAAATCAAAGATAAGTGGGTTTTAAAAAATTTCATTCATATTTCCATTTTCTATATTAAAACGACGATAATTCAGTCTTAAATTACTCGGAATTCTATGTGTAACCACCACAACACAAGTACCCAAAAGCTCTCTGGCTGATTTTAAAAGCGTCCAAATAATATCTGAAGAATACTCGTCTAAATTTCCCGTAGGCTCATCACAAAGCAAAAGCTTAGGATTGTGTGCTAAAGCTCTAGCCATAGCTACTCTTTGCTGCTCTCCTCCGCTTAGTTGATTGGGCAATTTATCTGCTTTAAATGTCAAATTTACATGTTTTAAAAGCTTGCTTGCTTGATCATGACAAACTTTTTTACTATAACCTTTAATCATAAGAGGAAGCATAACATTTTTTTCTACGCTATATTCTTGTATAAGTCTATAATCTTGGAATATAATACCAATTTGCTGACGCAATTTTAAAAGCTCTAAATTTCCAATTTTTCGCATAGAAGATCCGCACACTTCAAGTTGACCCGAAAGAAGCTCCAAATCCCCATAAAAAGATTTTAACAGAGTGCTTTTTCCACTTCCGCTTTTACCTGTGATAAAAACAAAATCATCATCTTTAAAAGTGAAACTAGCTTCTTTAATAACCAATTCATCATAACCTAAAGAAAGTTTATGTGCTTGAATTAAATTTGACATCCCATCCTCTTTGAATTTC
The window above is part of the Campylobacter coli genome. Proteins encoded here:
- the pyrH gene encoding UMP kinase, translated to MQERKRVLVKFSGEALAGENGFGIENSILKFIANEIKELVKNNIEVGIVIGGGNIIRGVSAAKGGLIKRTSGDHMGMLATVINAIAIQEALESCGLDVRVQSAIQMEAFCETYIMRRAQRHLEKGRVVIFAAGTGNPYFTTDTTAILRAVEIDAQMVIKATKVNGVYDKDPNKFEDAVFLQTLSYDEAMQDNIKVMDDTAIALAKDNSLPIVVCNMFEEGNLLKIIQGDNSLCSIVKN
- a CDS encoding ABC transporter permease, with the protein product MKFFKTHLSLILPLLFMMFAFEFILLTNATLRYYEELVNKDYNIIVASSTELDKNVIKTKLSSFSDLELLDPKNLIDRLKNDISDKNLKILRDSLPRFYSIKLNYLPTQNELNMIKNQLLSIPSISKVETFAKTHDKVYSLLVLMKFVFWLFLFIIILLSFVLFLKQMKIWLFEHTERVEIMCLFGAPFWFRSFMLYKIVVLDCFIAFVILFIFFTQIYNLSIVQDSLKAVDIILPPINFIVHLGVIFLVTLFICLLCVNSVMFRVKK
- a CDS encoding ABC transporter ATP-binding protein, yielding MSNLIQAHKLSLGYDELVIKEASFTFKDDDFVFITGKSGSGKSTLLKSFYGDLELLSGQLEVCGSSMRKIGNLELLKLRQQIGIIFQDYRLIQEYSVEKNVMLPLMIKGYSKKVCHDQASKLLKHVNLTFKADKLPNQLSGGEQQRVAMARALAHNPKLLLCDEPTGNLDEYSSDIIWTLLKSARELLGTCVVVVTHRIPSNLRLNYRRFNIENGNMNEIF
- a CDS encoding DNA-directed RNA polymerase subunit omega is translated as MENRIEEIAAKALERMGDDRYRLSLVVAKRAEQLADGAAPLVDIDKSKLKFADIALYEIAENKITLEGLVETSR
- a CDS encoding peptidoglycan DD-metalloendopeptidase family protein — protein: MRKILIFLCFFLLSNEIYANAINEKTKNLEENKRIQEQVNKKLEDLANDILSGEKSLKELSAQIETLNSQTLKLEARAKAQNKDLNLLTSQNTDLLKNKANMEGKLITLMAKDFAYDLPIPQGYVESKESFMAFEVLGSLDKILQDEIFKLSKDYEDISKQIDSKQDQIKKINEDLKDYNTQLAKLQNLRQKQVSEINKQKTDRAIYAKKLENLQDQQDELRKTLNQLKIIESKQEDKKQTQKTASDSKITNNTQKIRQIGSSYQGSSTKRYTGKKTIAPLESFTVKQKFGNYIDPVYNIKIFNENVVLRSKKADAVVKSVLDGKIVFAKDTSMLARVVIVEHDNGIHTIYAHLDKIAPNIKVGKNVKKGAVVGRIKNDLTFEVTQKNFHINPLELISLN